The following are encoded together in the Ignavibacteriales bacterium genome:
- a CDS encoding M20/M25/M40 family metallo-hydrolase, which yields MKSIIISIFYLHLLLAGFIASQTNPIFSKSSNSPSTDSLITSIVSEINRDSIRSYIQSLQDFKTRYAYCTNRDSISLWVSETFKRFGYKQVDYESFLVADYNQKDSILQRNVIATLSGEAGNNETVILGAHYDSFSYTSPLISAPGADDNATGVASLLEIARVIKLKGYEFSASIKFIAFAAEEIGRYGSGYYAKRAYERQEKIRFLINLDMIGHTLKPLTESKVQINYYDGFANFREFTKTTFRPFSKITPVTGSLGDPSDSYAFNMFGFPSIGFMETDITPNIHSQNDVLANLNVEYCTEAIKGICATVISAAEAPPNAGNIKVIDWGNGHSLICTWDKNEDSLLSYKIYLGIQHGVYDTSFITTNNFLIITNLSSDTAYFIGIASLDKDGNESLFIEKTQTPRSIPLTPTAFLVMPTMGKIELKWNPNQENDIIGYNVYRSNNLDDLPLRVNNEVVRDTFYLDNTVQKCQYYYYSIAAIDSQLNESPKTEKIKSRAVSLDQGILVVDETKDGTGILTNPSDEQVDAFFNQLLSNFNKKDYDIAKEGNVTFADLGAFSTVVWHGNDELNLLAYESKEDIKKYLAAGGRLLFVSYLPSKALVNNTSYKEDYIVGDFMYDVFKIKNAERKPNTLFFSAKPIDLSYNLLEVDTTKTTSNFNFHLKNIESISAAPGAKEIYTYDTKFDSTTIKGSMKGMPVGVEYLGNDYKVITLSFPLYYMKQEQAKELVQNIMLNKFNETTEVESKEENIIPAEYFLYQNYPNPFNPATKIEYSVPSSVRGEMTKISLKIFDILGREIETLVNEEKQPGNYEVVFDGSKFSSGIYFYILNAGDFRSSRKMCLIK from the coding sequence ATGAAATCTATTATCATCAGCATATTTTATCTTCATTTGCTTTTAGCAGGATTTATTGCTTCACAAACAAATCCGATATTTAGTAAATCTTCCAATTCACCGTCTACAGATTCTCTTATTACAAGTATAGTTTCAGAGATTAACCGTGATTCAATCAGAAGCTATATTCAGTCATTGCAGGATTTTAAAACAAGATATGCCTATTGCACTAATAGGGATTCAATTTCATTATGGGTTTCAGAAACTTTCAAAAGATTTGGGTATAAACAGGTTGATTATGAATCTTTTTTAGTCGCCGATTATAATCAAAAAGATTCCATATTACAAAGGAATGTAATTGCAACATTATCCGGCGAAGCCGGGAATAATGAAACAGTTATTTTAGGTGCACATTATGATTCGTTTTCATATACAAGTCCATTGATTTCAGCGCCAGGAGCAGATGATAATGCAACCGGTGTTGCTTCACTGCTTGAAATAGCCCGTGTGATAAAGTTAAAAGGTTATGAATTTTCTGCTTCTATTAAATTTATAGCATTTGCAGCAGAGGAAATTGGGAGATATGGAAGTGGATATTATGCTAAAAGAGCTTATGAAAGACAGGAAAAAATAAGATTTCTTATTAACCTTGATATGATAGGTCATACTTTAAAACCTCTAACAGAATCTAAAGTACAAATTAATTACTATGATGGATTTGCTAATTTTAGAGAATTTACTAAAACAACTTTCAGACCTTTTTCAAAAATTACTCCGGTGACTGGTTCGTTAGGCGATCCTTCCGACAGTTATGCATTTAATATGTTTGGATTTCCGTCAATAGGATTTATGGAAACTGATATAACGCCAAATATTCATTCTCAAAATGATGTTTTGGCGAATCTAAATGTTGAATATTGTACAGAAGCTATTAAAGGAATTTGCGCTACAGTAATTTCCGCAGCAGAAGCACCACCAAATGCTGGAAACATAAAGGTTATTGATTGGGGAAATGGTCATTCATTAATTTGCACGTGGGATAAAAATGAAGATAGTCTTCTTAGCTATAAAATTTATCTGGGCATACAGCATGGGGTTTATGATACATCATTTATAACCACAAATAATTTTCTCATCATAACTAACCTCTCATCTGATACCGCTTATTTCATTGGTATTGCCTCTTTAGATAAAGACGGGAATGAAAGTCTATTCATAGAAAAAACCCAGACGCCCAGAAGTATTCCTTTAACCCCGACGGCTTTTTTAGTAATGCCGACTATGGGAAAGATAGAATTAAAATGGAATCCTAACCAGGAGAATGATATAATTGGCTATAATGTTTATCGTTCAAATAATCTTGATGATCTGCCTTTGAGAGTTAATAACGAGGTTGTTCGGGATACTTTTTATTTAGATAATACTGTTCAAAAGTGTCAGTATTATTATTATTCAATTGCAGCAATTGATAGCCAATTAAATGAAAGTCCAAAAACAGAAAAGATTAAATCACGTGCAGTTTCATTAGATCAAGGAATTTTAGTTGTTGATGAAACAAAGGATGGTACTGGAATATTAACCAATCCATCAGATGAACAAGTTGATGCTTTTTTTAATCAATTGCTTTCTAACTTTAACAAAAAGGATTATGATATAGCAAAAGAGGGAAATGTTACTTTCGCAGATCTTGGTGCTTTCTCTACAGTTGTATGGCATGGCAATGATGAATTAAATTTGCTTGCTTATGAAAGCAAGGAGGATATTAAAAAATATTTAGCGGCTGGCGGAAGATTATTGTTTGTTAGTTATCTTCCTTCAAAAGCTTTGGTAAATAATACTTCTTATAAAGAAGACTACATTGTTGGAGATTTTATGTATGATGTCTTCAAGATAAAGAATGCGGAAAGAAAGCCAAATACACTCTTTTTTAGTGCAAAGCCAATCGATCTAAGTTATAATTTGTTGGAGGTTGATACTACTAAGACAACATCAAATTTTAATTTTCATTTAAAAAATATTGAAAGTATTTCTGCTGCACCTGGAGCCAAGGAAATATATACCTATGATACCAAATTTGATTCTACAACCATAAAAGGCAGTATGAAAGGAATGCCTGTCGGAGTAGAATACCTTGGTAATGATTATAAAGTAATAACACTCAGCTTTCCTCTTTACTATATGAAACAGGAACAAGCAAAAGAACTTGTGCAAAACATAATGTTAAATAAATTTAACGAGACAACGGAAGTAGAAAGTAAAGAAGAAAATATTATTCCTGCGGAATATTTTTTATATCAGAATTATCCGAATCCATTCAATCCAGCAACAAAAATAGAATATTCTGTTCCGTCAAGCGTAAGAGGTGAAATGACAAAAATATCATTAAAGATATTTGATATACTTGGAAGGGAAATCGAAACACTTGTTAACGAAGAGAAACAACCAGGTAATTATGAGGTTGTATTTGATGGCAGCAAATTTTCAAGCGGAATTTATTTTTACATCTTAAATGCTGGAGATTTTAGATCCAGTAGAAAGATGTGCTTGAT
- a CDS encoding T9SS type A sorting domain-containing protein — protein sequence MKILFLTLLLYLNITAQWYSVKNPSLPSMWSSVNSIDVCDSSTAIIHLKGDLPRPFYITTDKGETWKLISSPESPDANIVTLTNENNIWFCTDVKIFNSTDSGINWSLQYLDSSKTSFFDYIKMFDMDNGVAVGDAPNSKTPALILKTNNGGKNWVAVNDSFLIGAYSRDQFYPIDFPDFNTGYFFDTWTSKLFKTINGGRNWASIKYPTKNIYMLKFYDNNIGIIITDNWPSTDRLFRTTDGGINWKELSIQSKSSHHDLEFLSGYPSRLWFTDFDKLFFSSDTGTTWTESKLVNGSLGGRNIKFTDSNNGWLLCDNGKIFRTNNNGGVATNIQQNKDENIHYSISQNYPNPFNPTTKIEYQIPAPGFVELKVYNVLGREVATLVNEEKPAGFYQIEFNASSRSAGFSSGIYFYELRAGSFRSVKKMILIK from the coding sequence ATGAAAATATTATTTTTAACACTTCTCTTATATCTGAATATTACCGCACAATGGTATTCAGTCAAAAATCCTTCATTACCAAGCATGTGGTCTTCAGTTAATTCAATTGATGTTTGTGATAGTAGTACAGCTATAATTCATTTAAAAGGTGATTTGCCAAGACCATTTTATATTACTACTGATAAAGGCGAAACATGGAAATTAATTTCATCTCCCGAATCCCCGGATGCAAATATAGTAACACTTACTAATGAAAATAATATTTGGTTTTGTACCGATGTAAAAATATTTAATTCAACAGATAGTGGAATAAATTGGTCTTTACAATATCTTGACTCAAGTAAAACCAGTTTTTTTGATTATATAAAAATGTTTGATATGGATAATGGTGTTGCTGTTGGAGATGCACCAAATAGTAAAACTCCGGCTTTAATACTTAAAACCAATAATGGTGGTAAAAATTGGGTCGCAGTAAATGATTCCTTTCTTATCGGTGCATATTCTCGGGATCAATTTTATCCAATAGATTTTCCAGATTTTAATACCGGGTATTTTTTTGATACGTGGACATCTAAATTATTTAAAACAATAAATGGTGGTAGAAATTGGGCATCAATAAAATATCCCACCAAAAATATTTATATGCTCAAATTTTATGATAATAATATCGGAATAATTATTACTGATAATTGGCCTTCAACTGACAGATTATTCAGAACAACTGATGGGGGTATTAACTGGAAAGAATTATCAATTCAATCAAAAAGCAGCCACCACGATTTGGAATTTCTGTCAGGCTATCCTTCCAGGTTATGGTTTACTGATTTTGATAAATTATTTTTCAGCAGCGATACTGGAACTACCTGGACTGAGAGTAAACTTGTAAACGGAAGTTTGGGGGGAAGAAATATTAAATTTACTGACAGCAATAACGGTTGGTTATTATGTGATAACGGGAAAATATTCAGAACAAATAATAATGGTGGAGTGGCAACTAATATTCAGCAAAATAAGGATGAAAACATACATTATTCAATTTCCCAAAATTATCCCAATCCATTCAACCCAACAACCAAAATAGAATATCAAATTCCTGCCCCAGGATTTGTAGAACTAAAAGTTTATAATGTTCTGGGAAGAGAAGTAGCAACATTAGTAAATGAAGAAAAGCCAGCAGGTTTTTATCAAATAGAATTTAACGCAAGCTCACGCTCAGCGGGATTTTCTAGCGGAATATACTTTTATGAACTACGAGCAGGCAGTTTTCGCTCTGTTAAGAAAATGATCTTAATTAAATAA
- a CDS encoding M14 family zinc carboxypeptidase — protein sequence MKTFLSFFVVVLFIASVNAQNYKKIKIYLADKQDIINLASMGFAVDEAKFERKDNSISIFLSDKEFKKLSNSSYKYDVLIDDWNKYYSKLPKLSNSEEKSILQKSIQMFGVSGFGYGSKGGHYTLQEVNNELDTMHFKYPAITTQKFQLGTSVENRPIYAFKISDNPDQNENEPEVLFTGLTHAREPEGMMSVMYFMFYLLENYGTNPEVTYLVNNRQIYFVPVVNVDGYEFNGSGGMWRKNRRSPDGVDLNRNYGYMWGYDNVGSSPSLYDETYRGTAPFSEPEIQAVSNLCNTHNFKTALNYHTYGNYLIYPWGYIFSETPDSEIFREFSSDMTQFNNYLCGTGYTTVNYPTNGDSDDWMYGEQSTKNKIISMTPEVGNTGFWATGSDIFTIAQENLFPNLYLTWAAGGFVGLHSYSFDKQFFNPGDNVNLSAVLKNKGLSSASNITAQLVSLNPEVVVNNSSVNFNSISERTEVSTVSPFTFAILPDAISQGKIKLVFNIFTDGVQTESDTIGFFLGVPQNVFKDTTNNISDLWTMNGTSGWSNTTSFFYSPPNSYTDSKNGDYPNNANILMTLKNSIDLTGISNSVFSFWTRFNIEADYDYGQIKFTTNNGSTWFALPGKYSNMATGNFQPAGQYLYDGSEPEWVKEEIDISSLSGKQIKIRFELHSDSYSTQDGWYIDDITILHYMLLPVEMISFSAIAENNSVLLSWTTATELNNKGFQIQKSSDNKSWLEVAFLKGNGTTNQLSEYSFIDPNPTIGKSYYRIVQQDFDGTTKNSKSIEVFVRNNYGFELNQNYPNPFNPSTTISYQISTASYVTLKIYDVLGNEVADLVNEKKPSGIYQFEFNANSLSSGIYYYKLVAGNFSETKKMIILK from the coding sequence ATGAAAACTTTCTTGTCATTTTTTGTAGTTGTTTTATTTATTGCTTCAGTAAATGCACAAAATTATAAAAAAATAAAAATTTATCTGGCTGATAAACAGGATATTATTAACCTTGCCAGTATGGGCTTTGCAGTTGATGAAGCTAAATTTGAAAGAAAAGACAATTCAATTTCAATTTTTTTAAGTGACAAGGAATTTAAAAAATTAAGCAACTCAAGTTATAAGTATGATGTTCTGATTGATGATTGGAATAAGTACTATTCAAAATTGCCTAAGCTAAGCAATTCTGAAGAAAAATCAATACTGCAAAAAAGCATCCAAATGTTTGGAGTTTCAGGATTCGGTTATGGTTCAAAGGGCGGTCATTATACTTTGCAGGAAGTGAATAATGAACTTGATACCATGCATTTTAAGTATCCGGCAATAACAACTCAAAAATTTCAGCTTGGTACTTCGGTAGAAAATCGTCCGATATATGCATTTAAGATTTCAGATAATCCGGATCAGAATGAAAACGAACCAGAAGTTTTATTTACTGGTTTAACTCATGCAAGGGAGCCGGAAGGAATGATGTCTGTAATGTATTTTATGTTTTACTTATTGGAAAATTATGGAACCAATCCCGAAGTAACTTACCTAGTAAACAATAGACAAATTTATTTTGTACCGGTAGTAAATGTGGATGGTTATGAATTTAATGGGAGCGGGGGAATGTGGCGAAAGAACCGGAGAAGTCCGGATGGAGTAGACTTAAATAGAAATTATGGTTACATGTGGGGATATGACAATGTTGGATCGAGCCCTTCGCTATATGATGAAACCTACCGGGGAACTGCACCTTTTTCAGAACCGGAAATACAGGCTGTCAGCAATCTTTGCAATACGCATAATTTCAAAACAGCTTTAAATTATCATACGTATGGTAATTATTTAATTTACCCATGGGGTTATATTTTTAGCGAAACTCCAGACTCGGAAATTTTCCGTGAATTTTCTTCTGATATGACGCAGTTCAATAACTATTTGTGTGGTACCGGTTATACCACTGTTAATTATCCTACAAACGGAGATTCCGACGACTGGATGTATGGTGAACAATCAACAAAGAACAAAATAATTTCTATGACTCCCGAAGTTGGTAACACAGGCTTTTGGGCAACTGGAAGTGATATATTCACTATAGCTCAGGAAAATCTTTTCCCAAATCTTTATTTAACCTGGGCTGCTGGTGGTTTTGTTGGTTTGCATTCGTATTCATTTGATAAACAGTTTTTTAATCCGGGGGATAATGTTAACCTTTCTGCGGTTTTAAAGAACAAGGGTCTTTCTTCTGCAAGTAATATAACCGCTCAGCTTGTTTCGTTAAATCCTGAAGTTGTTGTTAATAATTCTTCAGTTAATTTCAATTCCATTTCTGAAAGAACTGAAGTAAGCACTGTTTCTCCATTTACATTTGCAATTTTACCTGATGCTATTTCGCAAGGTAAAATAAAATTAGTTTTTAACATCTTTACAGATGGTGTACAAACAGAAAGTGATACAATTGGTTTTTTCCTTGGTGTGCCGCAAAATGTTTTTAAGGATACAACAAACAATATTTCTGATTTGTGGACAATGAACGGAACATCCGGCTGGTCTAACACAACTTCTTTTTTTTACAGCCCTCCTAACTCATATACTGATAGTAAAAATGGAGATTACCCAAACAATGCAAATATATTAATGACTTTAAAAAATTCAATAGACCTTACTGGAATTTCAAATTCCGTATTTTCATTCTGGACCCGGTTCAACATTGAAGCTGATTATGATTATGGACAAATAAAGTTTACAACTAACAATGGTTCAACTTGGTTTGCACTTCCAGGCAAATATAGCAATATGGCAACAGGTAACTTTCAACCTGCCGGGCAATATCTTTACGATGGAAGCGAACCCGAATGGGTTAAGGAGGAAATAGATATTTCTTCATTAAGCGGTAAGCAAATTAAAATACGATTTGAACTTCACTCAGATTCTTATTCAACGCAAGATGGTTGGTATATCGATGATATTACAATTCTACATTACATGCTTCTTCCTGTTGAAATGATTTCCTTTTCTGCCATTGCTGAAAATAATTCTGTCCTCTTAAGCTGGACTACCGCAACGGAATTAAACAATAAAGGTTTTCAGATTCAGAAATCAAGCGACAATAAAAGCTGGTTGGAAGTTGCTTTTTTAAAAGGAAATGGAACGACAAATCAATTAAGCGAATATTCATTTATTGATCCTAATCCAACAATTGGAAAATCGTATTACCGGATTGTACAGCAGGATTTTGATGGTACTACTAAAAACTCTAAATCAATTGAAGTTTTTGTAAGAAATAACTATGGATTTGAATTGAACCAGAATTATCCGAACCCTTTTAATCCATCAACAACTATCAGTTACCAGATTTCAACAGCCAGTTATGTTACTTTAAAAATTTATGATGTTTTGGGAAATGAAGTTGCCGATTTGGTTAATGAAAAAAAGCCATCCGGTATTTACCAGTTTGAATTCAATGCAAACAGTTTATCCAGTGGAATATATTATTATAAATTGGTTGCCGGAAATTTTTCTGAAACAAAGAAGATGATAATCCTGAAATAA
- a CDS encoding peptidase C1: MKNTILVLCLVTSLSIVANLNAQSQHKDKAVFQDSKNEFYENMQKEIKQYNAKETQKKNPFRVDFTGLDFPTDRNLYKEYWHNEPLNQGMTGTCWCFSTTSFFESEIFRLTNRKIKLSEMYTVYWEYVEKAKRFIAERGNSNFAEGSEGNAVKRIWEKYGVVPEEVYNGKQPGQKHHDHSKMYAEMNNYLQSTKKNNCWNEDEAIATIKSIMNHYLGEPPLTISVSGTKMTPLEYFKNVVKLKMDDYVDLMSLMEIPYYKQGMYNVEDNWWKDSSYYNVPLDEWMIYLKSAIKNGFTMAIGGDVSEPGYDSHVEVGIIPSFDIPSDYIDENARQFRFSNGTTGDDHGIHIVGYTEKNGKLWLIIKDSGAGAQNGKNVGYNFYHEDYVKLKMIDFMVHKDAVQELLKKFK; this comes from the coding sequence ATGAAAAATACAATTTTAGTCCTTTGTCTGGTTACATCTTTAAGCATTGTTGCTAACCTTAACGCACAATCCCAGCATAAGGATAAAGCTGTTTTCCAGGATTCTAAAAACGAATTTTACGAAAATATGCAGAAAGAAATTAAGCAATACAACGCAAAAGAAACTCAAAAGAAAAATCCTTTTAGAGTTGATTTTACCGGACTTGATTTTCCTACCGATAGAAATTTATATAAAGAATATTGGCACAACGAACCACTTAACCAGGGAATGACTGGTACTTGCTGGTGCTTCTCTACCACTTCATTTTTTGAATCGGAAATTTTCCGTTTAACGAATCGCAAAATTAAACTTTCAGAAATGTACACGGTTTATTGGGAATATGTTGAAAAGGCAAAAAGATTTATTGCTGAACGCGGAAACTCCAATTTTGCTGAGGGTTCCGAAGGTAATGCTGTTAAAAGAATTTGGGAGAAATATGGAGTTGTTCCAGAAGAAGTTTATAATGGAAAACAACCCGGACAAAAACATCACGATCACTCTAAGATGTATGCGGAGATGAATAATTATCTTCAATCAACCAAGAAAAATAATTGTTGGAATGAAGATGAAGCAATTGCTACAATCAAATCAATTATGAATCATTATTTGGGCGAACCACCGCTTACTATTTCTGTAAGCGGCACAAAGATGACACCGCTGGAATATTTTAAAAATGTAGTTAAGTTAAAAATGGATGATTATGTTGACTTGATGTCATTGATGGAGATTCCATATTACAAACAAGGAATGTACAATGTTGAAGATAACTGGTGGAAAGATAGTTCGTATTACAACGTTCCTCTTGATGAATGGATGATTTATTTGAAGAGTGCAATTAAAAATGGTTTTACTATGGCAATTGGTGGAGATGTTTCTGAACCAGGATACGATTCGCACGTTGAAGTTGGAATCATTCCTTCTTTCGATATTCCATCAGATTATATTGATGAGAATGCCAGACAATTTAGATTCAGTAATGGAACAACCGGTGATGACCATGGAATTCACATTGTGGGCTATACAGAAAAAAATGGCAAACTTTGGCTTATAATAAAAGACTCAGGCGCTGGTGCTCAAAATGGAAAGAATGTTGGTTACAATTTTTATCACGAAGATTATGTGAAATTAAAAATGATTGATTTTATGGTACACAAAGATGCTGTTCAGGAATTATTAAAAAAATTCAAATAA
- a CDS encoding DMT family transporter: protein MFLLCDSFINAHSPIMTEHNKSIFLLLFTAILWSSGGVLIKLVDWNPIAIAGGRSAIAFIFIFLIRRKIKIELTFIKIAGGLAYAGTVILFVLSNKLTTAANAILLQFTAPIYVAIFGNWFLNEKMSRRDVVTIILVLCGMTLFFLDKLSTGNMIGNITAILSGVTFAWLVLLLRKQKKESPIESIVLGNAFTAVIGLPFMFSSTPSMEGWIGLLLLGVFQLGLSYILYTKAIKHVTAIEAILIPVLEPILNPIWALIFLSEKPGIWSVVGGGIVILSITFRSVGIILKRKIITS from the coding sequence ATGTTTTTATTGTGCGATTCATTTATCAACGCCCACTCACCTATAATGACAGAACATAACAAATCCATTTTCCTTTTGCTTTTTACTGCAATACTTTGGAGTTCAGGCGGAGTTTTAATCAAACTTGTGGACTGGAATCCAATTGCAATAGCCGGTGGAAGAAGTGCAATAGCATTTATATTTATTTTTCTTATCAGAAGAAAAATAAAAATTGAACTGACATTTATAAAAATTGCTGGTGGATTAGCATATGCCGGTACTGTCATTCTGTTCGTGTTATCTAACAAATTAACTACAGCAGCAAATGCAATTCTACTTCAATTTACAGCACCAATTTATGTGGCAATTTTTGGTAACTGGTTCTTGAATGAAAAAATGTCTCGCCGTGATGTTGTTACAATTATATTAGTATTGTGTGGAATGACTTTATTTTTTTTAGATAAATTATCAACTGGAAATATGATTGGAAATATAACTGCCATTTTAAGTGGAGTTACTTTCGCCTGGCTTGTTCTATTATTGCGTAAACAAAAAAAAGAATCACCGATTGAATCAATTGTTTTGGGCAATGCATTTACTGCAGTAATCGGGTTACCATTTATGTTCAGCTCAACTCCTTCAATGGAAGGTTGGATTGGATTGTTACTATTAGGCGTATTTCAACTGGGATTATCTTATATATTATACACCAAGGCAATTAAGCACGTAACCGCAATTGAAGCAATTCTAATTCCGGTATTAGAACCAATCTTAAATCCAATTTGGGCATTGATTTTCCTTAGTGAGAAACCAGGGATTTGGTCCGTAGTCGGGGGTGGAATAGTTATTCTATCAATTACTTTTAGAAGTGTTGGTATTATTTTGAAAAGGAAAATTATAACTTCTTAA
- a CDS encoding RNA polymerase sigma factor RpoD/SigA, which yields MKITKQYTQRESQSLDKYFQEIGKVELLTPDEEVDLAIKIRRGDQDALEKLTKANLRFVVSVAKQYQNQGLSLGDLINEGNVGLIKAAKKFDETKGFKFISYAVWWIRQSILQALGDHARMVRLPLNRVGALNKIAKAYNELEQLYERQPTVAELAKELEMDEEEVAYALEISGRHISMDAPFAQSDDNSNNLLDVIHDDKQQTPDHSLMKESLKNEINDALSTLTEREATVIRYYFGLDTEYSLTLEELGEKLNLTRERVRQIKEKAIRRLRHTSRSTQLQAYLG from the coding sequence TTGAAAATAACTAAGCAATATACTCAACGCGAAAGCCAATCCTTGGATAAGTACTTTCAGGAAATCGGTAAAGTCGAGTTGCTTACTCCGGATGAAGAAGTTGATTTAGCTATAAAAATAAGGCGGGGGGATCAAGATGCTTTAGAAAAATTAACTAAGGCAAATTTGAGGTTTGTTGTAAGTGTTGCAAAACAATATCAAAATCAAGGTTTGTCTCTCGGCGACTTAATAAACGAAGGAAATGTTGGTTTGATTAAGGCTGCTAAGAAGTTTGATGAAACAAAAGGATTTAAGTTTATTTCGTATGCAGTTTGGTGGATCAGACAATCTATTCTTCAGGCGCTTGGTGATCATGCCAGGATGGTTCGTTTACCGTTAAATCGGGTTGGAGCTTTGAATAAAATTGCTAAAGCTTATAATGAACTGGAGCAATTGTATGAAAGACAACCTACTGTTGCAGAACTTGCCAAAGAGCTTGAAATGGATGAAGAAGAAGTTGCTTATGCATTAGAAATCTCTGGACGACATATATCAATGGATGCGCCTTTCGCTCAAAGTGATGATAACAGTAACAATCTGCTTGATGTTATTCATGATGATAAACAGCAGACGCCAGATCATTCATTGATGAAAGAATCTTTGAAAAATGAAATTAATGACGCACTTTCGACCTTAACAGAAAGAGAAGCTACGGTTATTAGATACTATTTTGGTCTGGATACTGAATACTCTTTAACACTTGAAGAACTTGGTGAGAAGTTAAATCTTACAAGAGAAAGAGTAAGACAAATCAAAGAAAAAGCAATCCGTAGGTTAAGACACACCTCAAGAAGTACACAACTTCAGGCATATTTAGGTTAA
- a CDS encoding RNA-binding protein, producing the protein MMNIFVGNLAKDVTEQDLEKLFSQFGHVKSTKVIRDLFSGSSKGFGFVEMASRTEAVTAINELNTQDLKGQKITVNEARPKRTDNRTGGGGRGGNDQRKRTGGGGFGGGFGNSGGGRRF; encoded by the coding sequence ATGATGAATATTTTTGTTGGCAATTTAGCCAAAGATGTAACCGAACAGGATTTAGAAAAATTATTTTCACAGTTCGGTCATGTTAAAAGTACCAAGGTAATTCGAGATCTTTTTTCTGGTAGCTCAAAAGGATTCGGGTTTGTTGAAATGGCAAGTCGTACTGAAGCGGTTACTGCAATTAACGAATTAAACACACAGGATCTAAAGGGACAAAAAATTACTGTTAATGAAGCACGCCCTAAAAGAACAGATAATAGAACTGGCGGCGGCGGACGAGGTGGAAATGATCAAAGAAAAAGAACTGGCGGCGGCGGATTTGGTGGTGGATTCGGTAACAGCGGTGGCGGAAGACGTTTTTAA
- a CDS encoding helix-turn-helix transcriptional regulator: protein MLKYNFERLFKMKGISKPAIFLMEAGFPKDKAYRIINHKVSSFSPNQIEKLCAIFECTPNDLMEWTNDDKIKVSENHPLQKLLPAMPVDLRDIAKGVPIDKMEDFARRIEEIKKSFG, encoded by the coding sequence ATGTTAAAATACAACTTCGAACGTTTGTTTAAAATGAAAGGGATTAGCAAACCAGCAATTTTCCTTATGGAAGCTGGTTTTCCAAAAGACAAAGCCTATCGGATTATAAATCACAAAGTATCCTCTTTTTCACCAAATCAAATTGAAAAATTATGTGCCATATTTGAATGTACACCAAATGATCTGATGGAATGGACAAATGACGATAAAATTAAAGTGAGTGAAAATCACCCGCTTCAAAAATTACTTCCTGCTATGCCCGTTGATTTACGTGATATTGCCAAGGGAGTACCAATAGATAAAATGGAGGATTTTGCCAGAAGAATTGAGGAGATTAAAAAATCATTTGGCTAA
- a CDS encoding DUF2283 domain-containing protein, whose translation MKFTYDPRYNIAYICFKEKTEGVETLKLSDELCVDMSPDGTLYGVELLNANEQLKSGSLKELEIINEASSERITFPLAS comes from the coding sequence ATGAAATTTACATACGATCCGCGATATAATATTGCTTATATCTGTTTCAAAGAAAAAACAGAAGGCGTTGAAACTTTAAAACTAAGCGATGAACTCTGTGTAGATATGTCACCTGATGGAACATTATATGGCGTAGAATTACTTAATGCAAACGAACAACTAAAAAGCGGTTCATTGAAAGAATTAGAAATTATAAATGAAGCAAGTAGTGAAAGGATTACATTTCCTTTGGCAAGTTAG
- a CDS encoding type II toxin-antitoxin system RelE/ParE family toxin, with amino-acid sequence MPVLIHPAAFEELKEAIHFYDSKVEGLGKLFLDEIERGIEIIQNAPKTWRKYSKNYRRFLLTKYPFAIIYRLKNNSIQIIAFMHLHRKPNYWKSRLN; translated from the coding sequence GTGCCAGTACTAATTCACCCTGCCGCATTCGAAGAGCTTAAAGAAGCTATTCATTTCTACGATTCAAAAGTTGAGGGACTGGGAAAATTATTTCTTGATGAAATAGAAAGAGGAATTGAAATAATACAAAATGCTCCGAAGACTTGGCGAAAATATTCCAAGAACTACCGCCGTTTTTTGTTAACAAAATATCCCTTTGCAATTATTTATCGTTTAAAAAATAATTCCATACAAATTATTGCTTTTATGCATTTACATCGAAAACCAAATTACTGGAAATCAAGATTAAATTAG